DNA sequence from the Candidatus Methanomethylicota archaeon genome:
GATTAATTTGGCTGAAACGTTTTCTAATCTTTTTAAGGTGTATGCATATGCTCCAAATAATCTTGAGGTTATAAGGTTAAAATAGTGGTGTTCACTTACTGTATTCATTTGGAAAATATTGTTTTAATGTTTCCCATATTTTGTCATTTACATGATGTACGTTTTTCACAACTTTTCCACGCTTCATATTGCGTATAATTTCAGAGGAAAATATAGACTCCCCAATGGCAATGACTATATTATGAGTTTTTTCTACTATTTGAACTATGGAATTTTCTTTAAAATCGCCTATGACCTCAGTGATTCCAGGGGCCATTACGTCAGCACCATTGATTATATGTGGTATTGCTCCTTGATCCACGATGATTTTTGGTAGACATTCCCCTATTTTATTGAGTATGTTTATTGTAGGGTAAAGCTTATCATCACTCATTTGTAGTAATATTGGTTTATTGTTAAGTACGTACACGCCAATATCGTTTATGGAAAGATACTCAATTTTCGCATCACCATTTGCCATCATTATTTGCTCATATATTTTTGGATACACAGATTTTATTTTATTTAATAAAAGTTTAACATCCTTGTTTCTTAGGAAATATCTTTTTTTAACTTTTAGCATAGCTGCACTCATAAACAGTACTAGAGATCCGACCAATTAAATGTACCGCTATTTTTAAATTTAAATATCTAAAAAAGGATATTAAGTATATTGAGGGAGTATTATGTCCGAGACTGCGACAAGTGAAGTTTTGACCAAATCCTTGGGTGGAATGGTATACGTAAAGTTGAAAGGGGAAAAAGTGATTAGAGGATTACTTAGAAGCTTTGATCAACATTTAAATCTAGTTCTAGAAAATGCGGAAGAAGTTGAAGGGAATAATACGAAGACTCTTGGAACTTTGATAATTAGGGGGGATAATATAATTTTGATATCTCCAGTATCATTATAGGTGTTTTGTATGGTTAAGGGAACTACATCATTTGGTAGAGCAAATAGTAAAAAGACGCATATTGTGTGCAGAAGATGCGGACATCATTCATATAACATTAAGAAAAAGCGTTGTGCACATTGTGGTTTTGGCCGTTCAAGTAAAATGAGAAAGTATTCATGGAATTCAAAATAAATGTATACTCTGATAAATGGTGGACCGGGCGGGATTTGAACCCGCGACCTCCTGCGTGCAAGGCAGACGCTCTTCCAGACTGAGCTACCGGCCCATTCTACTAAATGTATAAGCATATGTTGGTGAATATTAAATTTTTGATGCATACTATGGAGGCCGCCGGCGGGATTTGAACCCGCGACCTACAGGTCCACAGCCTGCCGCTCTTCCAGACTGAGCTACGGCGGCCAATTTGTTTACACTTAGCTACTTGTTTAATGTTTAATATGAGGTTTCCGATATATTTTATGTTTAGTATGTGATGTGAGGAAATTGCTTATTTTTAAATTTTATTGGTTTGTTCCATCACATTGTAGCGTAGGATTGCGGCAATGCCTCCGAATGACTTTCTCAGCTGTTCTCCCTCTTCGGTTTCGGTTGAAATTAATTCTATTTTAACATTGTTTGCTTCTGCTTTTTCAATTATTTCATCTAAAAGATTTTGTTTGTACTTTATATTCATTTGGGTGCCACATTTTGGGCATATTTCATTTAGCACTTTATTCTCATCTGTAATATTGATT
Encoded proteins:
- a CDS encoding 50S ribosomal protein L37e — encoded protein: MVKGTTSFGRANSKKTHIVCRRCGHHSYNIKKKRCAHCGFGRSSKMRKYSWNSK
- a CDS encoding RNA-binding protein, translated to MSETATSEVLTKSLGGMVYVKLKGEKVIRGLLRSFDQHLNLVLENAEEVEGNNTKTLGTLIIRGDNIILISPVSL
- a CDS encoding DUF1947 domain-containing protein, with translation MSAAMLKVKKRYFLRNKDVKLLLNKIKSVYPKIYEQIMMANGDAKIEYLSINDIGVYVLNNKPILLQMSDDKLYPTINILNKIGECLPKIIVDQGAIPHIINGADVMAPGITEVIGDFKENSIVQIVEKTHNIVIAIGESIFSSEIIRNMKRGKVVKNVHHVNDKIWETLKQYFPNEYSK